In the genome of Streptomyces collinus, one region contains:
- a CDS encoding glycoside hydrolase family 97 protein, whose product MRPASRRVMLKGAATAGLTATGLTAAGTGTAPAASAASTAGDDRPRSVTARMGGTSVTLSVAHGVLRWSARRGGRTVVAASALGLRLDDGTVLGRDVRVIRERHRTRRTTWTPAYGRNATVTDHYQEQRWDLTDRASGIRFGVQVRAYRTGVALRYLLLDQGTATIADELTTFVFPDGTTVYSARDENAYEPVAPGSLPVTGTATTDNGPLTDLPLTATLPGGLIACVCESSRVMYPRLMLGSVPGEPNTLSAFLMEHTARGTGPVETATTVTTPFATPWRAVVIGATHAELVDNAELVLNLAPPNALSDTAWIKPGKVFRCELTTAAGLQGVDFAVARGLEYIEYDAGWYGPEFSTPDATRPIAAIDLTSVVSYATSQGIGVFLYVNRLALTDADSLFALYKSWGVRGIKLGFINDGTRTMTDRIIDWARTAARYELLIDMHDDVRPFGYERTYPNWISLEGVRGNEQFPTATHNVTLPFARNIGGPMDYTICYGQSRDKTTNAHQMAMAAVYYQPLNFLFWYDKPSKYNNPANWPGLPWFNAVPVTWDESRTLAGAIGEYIAVARRNGSTWYLGAMTNEASRTLSLPLSFLGGGTWTATVYADGTPGANPYQTPVVVGTRTVTADGTLDVAMAPAGGQAVVLKPG is encoded by the coding sequence GTGAGGCCGGCGTCCCGCCGGGTGATGCTCAAGGGCGCCGCCACCGCCGGACTGACCGCCACCGGACTGACCGCCGCCGGGACCGGCACCGCACCCGCGGCGTCCGCGGCATCCACGGCCGGCGACGACCGGCCGCGGAGCGTCACCGCCCGGATGGGCGGCACCTCCGTCACCCTCTCCGTCGCGCACGGCGTCCTCCGCTGGTCCGCCCGCCGCGGCGGGCGGACGGTGGTCGCCGCCTCGGCCCTCGGCCTCCGGCTCGACGACGGCACCGTCCTCGGCCGGGACGTCCGGGTGATCCGGGAGCGGCACCGCACCCGCCGCACCACCTGGACCCCGGCGTACGGCCGCAACGCGACGGTCACCGACCACTACCAGGAGCAGCGCTGGGACCTGACGGACCGGGCCTCCGGCATCCGGTTCGGCGTGCAGGTGCGCGCCTACAGGACCGGCGTCGCCCTGCGCTACCTCCTCCTCGACCAGGGCACCGCCACCATCGCCGACGAGCTGACGACGTTCGTCTTCCCGGACGGCACGACCGTCTACAGCGCCCGCGACGAGAACGCCTACGAGCCGGTGGCGCCGGGCTCCCTACCCGTCACCGGCACCGCCACCACGGACAACGGCCCCCTGACCGACCTGCCGCTGACCGCCACGCTGCCCGGCGGTCTCATCGCCTGCGTCTGCGAGTCGTCACGGGTCATGTACCCGCGGCTGATGCTCGGTTCGGTCCCCGGCGAGCCGAACACCCTCTCCGCGTTCCTCATGGAGCACACCGCCCGCGGCACCGGCCCGGTGGAGACGGCCACGACCGTCACCACGCCCTTCGCCACCCCGTGGCGGGCGGTGGTCATCGGCGCCACCCACGCCGAACTCGTCGACAACGCCGAGCTGGTCCTCAACCTGGCCCCGCCGAACGCCCTTTCCGACACCGCCTGGATCAAGCCGGGCAAGGTCTTCCGCTGCGAACTCACCACCGCCGCCGGACTCCAGGGCGTCGACTTCGCCGTGGCCCGGGGGCTTGAGTACATCGAGTACGACGCCGGCTGGTACGGCCCGGAGTTCAGCACGCCCGACGCCACCCGGCCCATCGCCGCCATCGACCTGACGTCGGTCGTCTCGTACGCCACGAGCCAGGGCATCGGCGTCTTCCTCTACGTCAACCGGCTCGCGCTGACCGACGCCGATTCCCTGTTCGCGCTCTACAAGAGCTGGGGCGTGCGGGGCATCAAGCTCGGGTTCATCAACGACGGCACGCGGACGATGACCGACCGGATCATCGACTGGGCGAGGACCGCCGCGCGGTACGAGCTGCTGATCGACATGCACGACGACGTCCGGCCGTTCGGGTACGAGCGGACCTACCCGAACTGGATCAGCCTGGAGGGCGTGCGCGGCAACGAGCAGTTCCCGACCGCCACGCACAACGTGACGCTGCCGTTCGCCCGCAACATCGGCGGCCCGATGGACTACACGATCTGCTACGGCCAGTCCCGCGACAAGACGACCAACGCCCACCAGATGGCCATGGCCGCGGTCTACTACCAGCCGCTCAACTTCCTCTTCTGGTACGACAAACCGTCCAAGTACAACAACCCGGCGAACTGGCCCGGCCTGCCCTGGTTCAACGCCGTGCCGGTGACCTGGGACGAGAGCCGCACGCTCGCCGGTGCGATCGGCGAGTACATCGCGGTGGCCCGGCGCAACGGCTCCACCTGGTACCTGGGCGCCATGACGAACGAAGCGTCCCGCACCCTGTCCCTCCCCCTCTCCTTCCTCGGCGGCGGCACCTGGACGGCGACGGTCTACGCCGACGGCACCCCGGGCGCGAACCCGTACCAGACCCCGGTCGTGGTCGGCACCCGGACCGTCACCGCCGACGGCACCCTCGACGTGGCGATGGCCCCGGCGGGCGGCCAAGCCGTCGTCCTGAAGCCGGGCTGA
- a CDS encoding BTAD domain-containing putative transcriptional regulator, giving the protein MDFQLLGPFAARHEGRPVLLGSRRQERCLLAVLLLHAGHSVSTGRLIDLLWDDAPPASARATVHTYVGRLRAALRPYEVSVETRHDGYAVERGPHRIDAQEFTELVGHAADARDPVERIGHYDRALALWRGPLLADVADDRLRSRLDGRLGELRLSAAERRAEAQLGMGLPERVVADLTPLLQEHPAREHLVATQMTALHRSGRRAEALRLYGRTRALLATDLGIEPGSELRTLYERMLSGDPRLDRPPGPVYAVRVDDQWLPWSTSGHPALEFCNTYAGWGGDRRPGSEWLPGYATFAVWAGHLDLTEHRQTARLREQALRRPDEATAALDEARRFRTDLYACLTDPQDGRAFKAVAAVVEEAAGLSVFTRGEDGLGRWQPSPSAGLRLPLHAVARTAGELLADPRRFTVRTCPAPDCGWLFLDESGRRRWCSLRTCGTRRGCGVS; this is encoded by the coding sequence ATGGATTTCCAGCTGCTCGGTCCGTTCGCCGCCCGTCACGAGGGGCGGCCCGTGCTGCTCGGCAGCCGCCGTCAGGAGCGGTGCCTGCTGGCCGTCCTGCTGCTGCACGCCGGCCACTCCGTCTCGACCGGCCGCCTCATCGACCTGCTCTGGGACGACGCCCCGCCCGCCTCGGCCCGCGCCACCGTCCACACCTACGTCGGCCGGCTCCGCGCCGCACTCCGGCCGTACGAGGTGTCCGTCGAGACCCGGCACGACGGCTACGCGGTGGAGCGGGGCCCGCACCGGATCGACGCGCAGGAGTTCACCGAGCTCGTCGGGCACGCGGCCGACGCCCGTGACCCGGTGGAGCGGATCGGCCACTACGACCGTGCCCTCGCCCTCTGGCGCGGCCCCCTGCTCGCGGATGTCGCCGACGACCGGCTGCGTTCACGGCTCGACGGCAGACTGGGCGAACTGCGGCTGTCGGCGGCGGAACGACGGGCGGAGGCCCAGCTCGGCATGGGGCTGCCCGAGCGGGTCGTCGCGGACCTGACGCCGCTGCTCCAGGAGCATCCGGCCCGCGAGCACCTGGTCGCCACGCAGATGACCGCCCTGCACCGCTCGGGCCGCCGGGCCGAAGCGCTCCGCCTCTACGGCCGTACCCGCGCCCTTCTCGCGACCGACCTCGGCATCGAGCCGGGCAGCGAACTGCGCACCCTGTACGAGCGGATGCTGAGCGGCGACCCCCGGCTGGACCGGCCGCCCGGGCCCGTCTACGCGGTGCGGGTCGACGACCAGTGGCTCCCCTGGAGCACGAGCGGACACCCCGCGCTGGAGTTCTGCAACACCTACGCCGGGTGGGGCGGGGACCGGCGTCCCGGGTCGGAGTGGCTGCCCGGTTACGCCACGTTCGCCGTGTGGGCCGGGCACCTGGACCTGACCGAACACCGGCAGACCGCCCGGCTGCGGGAACAGGCCCTGCGCCGGCCGGACGAGGCCACCGCCGCCCTCGACGAGGCCCGGCGGTTCCGCACGGACCTGTACGCCTGCCTGACCGACCCGCAGGACGGCCGGGCGTTCAAGGCGGTCGCCGCGGTGGTGGAGGAGGCCGCGGGGCTCTCGGTCTTCACCCGGGGCGAGGACGGCCTGGGCCGCTGGCAGCCGTCCCCGTCCGCCGGGCTGCGCCTGCCCCTGCACGCGGTGGCCCGCACGGCGGGCGAACTCCTCGCCGACCCCCGCCGCTTCACCGTCCGCACCTGTCCCGCCCCCGACTGCGGCTGGCTGTTCCTCGACGAGAGCGGCCGCCGCAGGTGGTGCAGCCTGCGCACGTGCGGGACGAGACGGGGCTGCGGTGTGAGCTGA
- a CDS encoding MMPL family transporter, which produces MNSLTVRVARWSARHPWRAIVGWLVFVVLCLGAGSAVGTNSAKTADYRVGEAGRAEALAAEAQLERRSAEQVLISSRSGGALDQDAARAAAKDLTDRMRRLPEVAGVADPLPSGDRRTLMVEVTLKGEERDAKDKVDALLAQTAAVQKGHPGLLLEETGSPSVSKGVDQQRSDDLALSEAITLPLTLLTLLVVFGSVTMAGVPLLLALSSIAAAVGLSMVVSHVSPDAGVGTNVILMIGLAVGVDYTLFYLKREREERARSGGRLSSEAVVELAAATSGRAVVVSGFAVVASTATLYLASDVIFSSLATGTIVVVLVAVASSLTALPALLVKLGRRAERRASRRAERGKPVRRVRGQGGGGRMWNALLRPAARHPLATLCVSVLALLALVLPLAGLKITEMSRDTHSREIPAMRVYDRLNEAFPEQRVTHQVVVRADASRSAEVTAALRQVARRAEADPLFTGASRIRTSADERTSTLELKVPYLGNSEEAYDSLDRLRDDFLPATAGRITGAEYGVSGDVARYADYPAHQNGKLPLVLGALLLVTFAMTVYAFRSVVLGLLGVALNLLSAAAALGLLVLVFQGTWAEGLLGFESTGSIGSRVPLFLFVILFGLSMDYQVFVVSRIREAALAGVPTRQAVLDGIRSSASVVTSAAVVMTTVFASFVFLHIIEMKQIGFVLAAAVLIDAFVVRVMVLPATMLLLGESSWWPSRAVRRALAGPEKSPSSRPAVDVR; this is translated from the coding sequence ATGAATTCACTGACTGTGCGCGTGGCGCGCTGGAGTGCGCGACATCCTTGGCGGGCGATCGTCGGCTGGCTGGTGTTCGTGGTGCTGTGCCTGGGGGCCGGCAGTGCCGTCGGCACCAACAGCGCGAAGACGGCGGACTACCGGGTCGGTGAGGCAGGCCGGGCCGAGGCCCTCGCGGCCGAGGCCCAGCTGGAACGCCGGTCCGCCGAACAGGTGCTGATCTCCTCCCGCTCGGGCGGTGCCCTGGACCAGGACGCCGCCCGGGCCGCCGCGAAGGACCTGACCGACCGGATGCGGCGGCTGCCCGAAGTGGCGGGCGTGGCCGACCCGTTGCCGTCCGGCGACCGGCGGACCCTGATGGTCGAGGTGACGCTGAAGGGCGAGGAGCGCGACGCCAAGGACAAGGTCGACGCGCTGCTGGCGCAGACGGCGGCGGTGCAGAAGGGCCACCCCGGGCTGCTGCTGGAGGAGACCGGAAGTCCCTCCGTCAGCAAGGGAGTCGACCAGCAGCGCAGTGACGACCTGGCGCTGTCCGAGGCGATCACCCTTCCCCTCACCCTGCTGACGCTGCTGGTGGTGTTCGGGTCGGTGACCATGGCCGGGGTGCCGTTGCTGCTGGCGCTGTCGTCGATCGCGGCGGCGGTCGGCCTCTCGATGGTCGTCTCGCACGTGTCGCCCGACGCCGGGGTCGGTACGAACGTCATCCTGATGATCGGCCTCGCGGTCGGCGTCGACTACACGCTCTTCTACCTCAAGCGCGAGCGGGAGGAGCGGGCCCGCTCCGGCGGCCGGCTGTCCTCCGAAGCCGTGGTGGAGCTGGCCGCGGCGACCTCGGGGCGGGCGGTCGTGGTCTCCGGGTTCGCGGTGGTCGCCTCCACGGCGACGCTGTACCTGGCCTCCGACGTGATCTTCTCGTCCCTCGCGACCGGCACCATCGTGGTCGTCCTGGTGGCGGTGGCGAGTTCGCTGACGGCCCTGCCCGCGCTGCTGGTGAAGCTGGGGCGGCGGGCGGAGCGCCGGGCGTCGCGCCGGGCGGAGCGGGGGAAGCCCGTCCGCAGGGTGCGGGGCCAAGGTGGCGGCGGCCGGATGTGGAACGCGCTGCTGCGCCCCGCGGCCCGGCACCCCCTGGCCACCCTGTGCGTATCGGTCCTGGCGCTGCTGGCCCTGGTCCTCCCGCTGGCCGGGCTGAAGATCACCGAGATGAGCCGGGACACGCACTCCCGCGAGATTCCCGCGATGCGGGTGTACGACCGGCTCAACGAGGCGTTCCCCGAGCAGCGGGTGACCCACCAGGTCGTGGTGCGGGCCGACGCCTCGCGGTCGGCGGAGGTGACCGCCGCCCTGCGGCAGGTGGCCCGGCGGGCGGAGGCCGACCCGCTGTTCACCGGGGCGTCGCGCATCCGGACCTCCGCCGACGAGCGCACCAGCACCCTCGAACTGAAGGTGCCCTACCTCGGCAACTCCGAGGAGGCGTACGACTCCCTCGACCGGCTCCGGGACGACTTCCTGCCCGCCACCGCCGGCCGGATCACCGGCGCCGAGTACGGCGTGAGCGGCGACGTCGCCCGCTACGCCGACTATCCCGCCCACCAGAACGGCAAACTGCCGCTGGTGCTGGGCGCGCTGCTGCTGGTGACGTTCGCGATGACCGTGTACGCCTTCCGCTCGGTGGTCCTCGGGCTGCTCGGCGTCGCCCTGAACCTGCTGTCCGCGGCGGCGGCGCTGGGGCTGCTCGTGCTGGTCTTCCAGGGGACCTGGGCCGAGGGCCTGCTGGGCTTCGAGTCCACCGGGTCGATCGGGTCGCGGGTACCGCTGTTCCTTTTCGTGATCCTCTTCGGACTGTCGATGGACTACCAGGTGTTCGTAGTCAGCCGGATCCGGGAGGCGGCGCTCGCCGGGGTGCCCACGCGGCAGGCGGTGCTGGACGGGATCCGGTCCTCGGCGAGTGTGGTGACCAGCGCCGCGGTGGTGATGACGACGGTGTTCGCGAGCTTCGTCTTCCTGCACATCATCGAGATGAAGCAGATCGGCTTCGTCCTGGCGGCGGCCGTGCTCATCGACGCGTTCGTGGTGCGCGTCATGGTGCTGCCGGCGACGATGCTGCTGTTGGGCGAGTCGAGCTGGTGGCCCTCGCGGGCGGTGCGCCGGGCGCTCGCCGGTCCGGAGAAAAGCCCCTCCTCCCGTCCGGCGGTCGACGTACGTTGA
- a CDS encoding amidohydrolase family protein: MNDHGDEPDDIRRFWGRLGLPGLVDVHTHFMPERVLDKVWEYFDALGPLTGGLEWPITYREAEAERARILRGFGVRAFTSMLYPHKPGMARWLNGWAADFARRTPDCLHTATLFPEPGVEAYVREAVAAGARVFKAHVQVGAYDPADDLLRPAWGVLAEAGVPVVIHCGSGPAPGKHTGPGPIARVLAEHPRLRLIVAHMGMPEYEEFLGLAERYGEVRLDTTMAFTDFAERLAPFPRRALPRLADAGDRILLGSDFPNIPYPYVDQLHALERLDLGDAWLRAVCHDNAAELFGL; this comes from the coding sequence ATGAACGATCACGGTGACGAGCCCGATGACATCCGCCGCTTCTGGGGGCGGCTCGGGCTCCCCGGCCTCGTCGACGTGCACACGCACTTCATGCCCGAGCGGGTCCTGGACAAGGTCTGGGAGTACTTCGACGCGCTCGGGCCGCTCACCGGCGGGCTGGAGTGGCCCATCACCTACCGGGAAGCGGAGGCCGAACGGGCCCGGATCCTCCGGGGGTTCGGGGTCCGGGCCTTCACCTCGATGCTCTATCCGCACAAGCCCGGCATGGCCCGCTGGCTGAACGGCTGGGCGGCCGACTTCGCGCGCCGCACCCCGGACTGTCTGCACACCGCGACCCTGTTCCCCGAGCCGGGAGTCGAGGCGTACGTACGGGAAGCCGTCGCGGCGGGCGCGCGGGTCTTCAAGGCGCATGTGCAGGTGGGGGCCTACGACCCGGCCGACGACCTGCTCCGTCCGGCCTGGGGCGTGCTGGCCGAGGCCGGGGTCCCCGTGGTGATCCACTGCGGTTCCGGTCCCGCGCCCGGCAAGCACACCGGCCCCGGGCCGATCGCACGGGTGCTGGCGGAGCACCCCCGGCTCCGGCTGATCGTCGCCCACATGGGGATGCCCGAGTACGAGGAGTTCCTCGGCCTCGCCGAGCGGTACGGGGAGGTGCGGCTGGACACGACGATGGCGTTCACCGACTTCGCCGAGCGGCTCGCGCCGTTCCCGCGCCGGGCCCTGCCCCGGCTGGCGGACGCCGGCGACCGCATTCTGCTCGGCTCCGACTTCCCCAACATCCCCTACCCGTACGTGGACCAGCTCCACGCGCTGGAGCGGCTGGACCTCGGGGACGCGTGGCTGAGGGCGGTGTGCCACGACAACGCGGCGGAGCTGTTCGGCCTCTGA
- the pip gene encoding prolyl aminopeptidase, translated as MAEPYPPGIEPYAHGMLDVGDGNRVYWEVCGNPAGKPALVLHGGPGSGAGPFWRRLFDPAAYRIVLLDQRGCGRSTPDAADTGTPLAANTTHHLIADIERLREHLGIGEWLVLGGSWGVTLALAYAERHPGSVSGLVLFSVTSTTRREVEWVTRDMGRIFPEEWARFRDAVPEAEREGSLVEAYARMLADPDPAVRERAAREWCRWEDVHVSTLPGHRPDPRYEDPRFRMRFARLVTHYWRHTAFLEDGALLRDAGKLAGIPGVLIHGRMDISGPADIAWHLAQAWPDAELVLIGGEGHGLSGTSMTAAVVAATDRFREA; from the coding sequence ATGGCCGAGCCCTATCCCCCCGGCATCGAGCCGTACGCGCACGGCATGCTCGATGTCGGCGACGGCAACCGCGTGTACTGGGAGGTCTGCGGGAACCCCGCGGGCAAGCCCGCCCTCGTGCTGCACGGCGGGCCCGGTTCCGGGGCGGGGCCCTTCTGGCGGCGGCTGTTCGACCCGGCGGCGTACCGCATCGTGCTCCTCGACCAGCGCGGGTGCGGGCGGAGCACGCCCGACGCGGCCGACACGGGAACCCCGCTCGCCGCCAACACCACGCACCATCTCATCGCCGACATCGAGCGGTTGCGGGAGCACCTCGGCATCGGGGAGTGGCTGGTCCTCGGCGGCTCCTGGGGCGTCACCCTCGCCCTGGCCTACGCCGAGCGGCACCCGGGGTCCGTGTCCGGGCTGGTCCTCTTCAGCGTCACCAGCACCACGCGCCGCGAGGTGGAGTGGGTCACCCGGGACATGGGGCGGATCTTCCCCGAGGAGTGGGCCCGGTTCCGCGACGCCGTGCCGGAGGCCGAGCGCGAGGGGAGCCTGGTGGAGGCCTACGCCCGGATGCTCGCCGACCCCGATCCCGCCGTACGGGAGCGGGCCGCGCGGGAGTGGTGCCGGTGGGAGGACGTGCACGTCTCCACCCTGCCCGGGCACCGGCCCGACCCGCGCTACGAGGACCCGCGCTTCCGGATGCGCTTCGCCCGGCTCGTCACGCACTACTGGCGGCACACCGCCTTCCTGGAGGACGGGGCGCTGCTGCGCGACGCCGGGAAGCTGGCCGGCATCCCGGGCGTGCTGATCCACGGCCGGATGGACATCAGCGGGCCTGCGGACATCGCGTGGCACCTGGCACAGGCGTGGCCGGACGCGGAACTCGTCCTGATCGGCGGCGAGGGGCACGGGCTGTCGGGAACCTCCATGACGGCGGCCGTGGTGGCGGCGACGGACCGGTTCCGGGAGGCGTGA